From Streptomyces durmitorensis, a single genomic window includes:
- a CDS encoding class I SAM-dependent methyltransferase, translated as MQNASATPSATATATATGQDSGQLPRPGRLSDVKGWFHPVDQVLFDWILSRQLERSQRGDLLELGAYLGKSAIFMGAYLRAEETFTVCDLFDSPAPDEANSAEMGRSYATLTRRAFEANYRSFHDGLPQIVQEPSSGITAHVAADSCRFVHIDASHLYEHVHADIAAAREVLGQDGIVVLDDFRAEHCPGVAAATWGAVASGLKPLCITATKFYGTWGDYDAIHADLAAFLKGRDDMWHGAEEVAGFPMIRISGKKAKSPEQPVSRYADEAAPEPTAPATPPAGAGSRARGLLSSLLARSGRQAP; from the coding sequence ATGCAGAACGCTTCAGCCACCCCGTCCGCGACCGCCACCGCGACCGCCACCGGCCAGGACTCCGGTCAGCTGCCGCGGCCGGGCAGGCTCTCCGATGTGAAGGGGTGGTTCCATCCGGTCGACCAGGTGCTCTTCGACTGGATCCTGAGCCGGCAGCTGGAGCGGAGCCAGCGGGGTGACCTCCTTGAGCTCGGCGCGTATCTGGGCAAGAGCGCCATCTTCATGGGTGCGTATCTGCGCGCGGAGGAGACCTTCACGGTCTGCGACCTCTTCGACTCGCCCGCCCCCGACGAGGCCAACTCCGCCGAGATGGGCCGCTCGTACGCCACGCTCACGCGCCGCGCCTTCGAGGCCAACTACCGCTCCTTCCACGACGGTCTGCCGCAGATCGTCCAGGAGCCGTCGTCCGGGATCACCGCGCACGTGGCGGCGGACAGCTGCCGCTTCGTGCACATCGACGCCTCGCACCTGTACGAGCACGTGCACGCGGACATCGCGGCGGCCCGGGAGGTGCTCGGGCAGGACGGGATCGTCGTGCTCGACGACTTCCGCGCCGAGCACTGTCCGGGCGTGGCCGCGGCGACCTGGGGCGCGGTGGCGAGCGGGCTCAAGCCGCTGTGCATCACGGCCACCAAGTTCTACGGGACGTGGGGCGACTACGACGCGATCCACGCCGATCTCGCCGCGTTCCTCAAGGGGCGCGACGACATGTGGCACGGCGCCGAGGAGGTCGCGGGCTTCCCGATGATCCGGATCAGCGGCAAGAAGGCGAAGTCGCCGGAGCAGCCGGTGTCGCGGTACGCGGACGAGGCCGCCCCTGAGCCGACCGCCCCCGCCACGCCCCCTGCCGGCGCCGGAAGCCGGGCCAGGGGCCTGCTGTCGTCGCTGCTCGCGCGCTCGGGGCGGCAGGCCCCGTAA